A part of Brassica rapa cultivar Chiifu-401-42 chromosome A05, CAAS_Brap_v3.01, whole genome shotgun sequence genomic DNA contains:
- the LOC117134413 gene encoding putative F-box only protein 15 encodes MESKLSSMASKRSSMPSRLLSLPEEVQEEVIYRTPVEALIQSATLCKRWTALLTNKKVIHTHLDRSAERFIRSVDTVNVVDPVTRICSSTSPVPREFQDPNNTDALLHCDGLMLCRLRGCHVKSFEPEDPRRPQIAIWNPVLRKVKWIMPSDCVTAYNNFGLGYKNRGDYLILRFPQIQFKFVEGENPVEIYELKNESWRTLEHVKVDWVVDRSCQGVSVLGNMYWVVTPEKKKKKRKSYILGFNFTVETFNDVCLCPPPLSCGGDRYLSCYSKDRLSLLQQDTKSRKIEVWLSSNLADASVSFTKHFSVASPDHLVLKPRQFTSYPVYCFVKPKSIVAWCEGHATQGQRDCTYCTLYQIGEDALGNPTETERNYDERRWLPDFCGHVYVPSLVWL; translated from the coding sequence ATGGAGTCGAAGCTTTCTTCAATGGCCTCGAAGCGTTCTTCAATGCCATCACGTTTGTTGTCGCTCCCGGAAGAAGTACAAGAAGAAGTCATCTACCGGACTCCCGTGGAAGCGCTTATACAGTCAGCAACATTATGCAAGCGATGGACCGCTCTTCTCACCAACAAGAAAGTCATCCACACACACTTGGATCGGTCGGCGGAAAGATTCATAAGAAGCGTTGATACAGTAAACGTCGTTGATCCGGTGACGCGAATATGCTCAAGTACTTCACCGGTTCCGAGAGAGTTTCAAGACCCGAACAATACAGATGCTCTGCTTCACTGCGACGGTCTTATGCTGTGTAGACTTCGTGGCTGTCACGTCAAAAGTTTCGAGCCCGAGGATCCAAGACGCCCGCAAATAGCGATTTGGAATCCCGTTTTGAGAAAGGTGAAATGGATCATGCCTTCTGATTGTGTGACCGCTTACAATAACTTTGGGCTAGGTTACAAGAATCGAGGTGATTACTTGATCTTGCGGTTCCCCCAGATCCAGTTTAAGTTTGTGGAAGGTGAAAACCCGGTTGAGATTTACGAGTTGAAGAATGAGTCATGGAGAACTCTTGAGCACGTGAAGGTTGATTGGGTGGTGGATAGATCGTGCCAAGGTGTGTCTGTGCTGGGTAACATGTATTGGGTGGTTACtcctgagaagaagaagaagaagcgcaAAAGCTACATTCTAGGTTTCAATTTCACGGTGGAAACATTCAATGACGTGTGCTTATGTCCTCCTCCTCTCTCTTGTGGTGGTGATCGTTACTTAAGCTGTTACAGTAAAGATAGATTGTCTTTGCTACAGCAAGATACAAAATCAAGGAAGATTGAGGTTTGGCTTTCAAGCAACTTGGCTGATGCGAGCGTCTCCTTTACTAAACATTTCAGTGTGGCCAGCCCTGATCATCTTGTGTTAAAGCCCCGTCAATTTACGTCTTATCCGGTCTACTGCTTTGTCAAGCCCAAAAGTATCGTTGCATGGTGCGAGGGACATGCAACCCAAGGTCAGAGGGATTGTACTTACTGCACTCTTTATCAGATTGGTGAGGATGCGCTAGGAAACCCAACTGAGACCGAACGAAACTATGATGAGCGACGCTGGCTTCCAGACTTTTGTGGCCATGTCTATGTTCCAAGTTTGGTGTGGCTGTGA
- the LOC103870465 gene encoding serine carboxypeptidase-like 7 has translation MANDYVFSIHKLLLFFLVISYRNAVDSASIIKYLPGFEGPLPFELETGYIGVGEEEQVQLFYYFIKSEGNPEEDPILLWLSGGPGCSSISGLLYENGPMTVKLEVYNGTVPSLVSTTYSWTKISSIIYLDQPVGTGFSYSKTQKLASKPSDLGEAKRIHEFLHKWLNKHQDFLSNPFYVGGDSYAGMVVPALVQEISKGNYVCCKPPINLQGYVLGNPSTEVAFDYNHRIPYAHGMALISDELYESMERICKGEYENVNPSNTECLKLVEEYHKCVDRINFALILTPLCEESEDTLPDCYTYRYVLTAYWTNDESVRKALQIHKKSKEKWVRCNWGMPYTHDIKSSVPYHMNNSINGYRSLIYNGDHDMFVPFLGTQAWIRSLNYSIIDDWRPWMIADQIAGYTRTYANKMTFATIKGGGHTIEYKPEESYIMFQRWINGQPL, from the exons ATGGCTAACGACTACGTTTTCTCTATCCATAAGctccttcttttctttcttgttatCTCGTATCGCAATGCTGTCGATTCTGCATCTATTATCAAGTATCTTCCTGGTTTTGAAGGTCCTCTTCCTTTTGAGCTTGAAACCGG gTATATTGGTGTTGGTGAGGAAGAACAAGTGCAGTTGTTCTACTACTTCATCAAATCTGAGGGGAATCCTGAAGAAGACCCTATTCTTCTCTGGTTAAGTGGAGGACCTGGTTGCTCTTCAATCTCTGGTCTTCTTTACGAGAATG ggCCTATGACTGTGAAGTTGGAGGTTTACAATGGAACTGTTCCTTCCTTGGTCTCTACTACATATTCATGGACTAAG ATTTCGAGTATAATATATTTGGACCAGCCTGTTGGAACTGGCTTCTCCTACTCAAAAACTCAAAAACTTGCTAGTAAACCTAGTGATTTAGGAGAAGCCAAGCGTATCCACGAGTTTCTTCACAAG TGGCTAAACAAGCATCAAGACTTTCTCTCCAACCCTTTCTATGTAGGTGGAGATTCTTATGCTGGTATGGTTGTTCCAGCACTCGTTCAAGAAATCTCAAAAG GAAATTACGTATGCTGCAAACCTCCAATAAACCTTCAG GGCTATGTGCTCGGAAACCCGTCAACCGAAGTTGCATTTGACTATAACCATCGCATTCCTTATGCTCATGGAATGGCACTGATCTCTGATGAACTTTACGAG TCTATGGAGAGAATCTGCAAAGGAGAATATGAAAATGTTAATCCAAGTAACACGGAATGCTTGAAACTCGTTGAAGAATATCATAAG TGCGTTGATAGAATAAACTTCGCACTTATTTTAACGCCATTGTGTGAAGAATCTGAAGACACACTTCCCGATTGCTAT ACTTATCGTTACGTGTTAACTGCCTACTGGACCAATGATGAGAGTGTCCGCAAGGCTCTTCAAATTCATAAG AAGAGTAAAGAGAAATGGGTACGTTGTAACTGGGGAATGCCTTACACACATGACATCAAAAGTAGTGTACCGTACCATATGAATAACAGCATCAATGGCTACCGTTCTCTCATCTACAA TGGTGATCACGATATGTTCGTGCCTTTCCTTGGAACTCAAGCTTGGATTAGGTCTCTTAACTATTCTATCATTGATGACTGGAGACCTTGGATGATAGCCGATCAAATCGCTGG ATACACGAGGACTTATGCCAATAAGATGACATTTGCGACTATTAAA GGAGGAGGACACACTATAGAGTATAAACCAGAGGAGAGTTATATCATGTTCCAAAGGTGGATCAATGGCCAACCTCTTTAG
- the LOC103870463 gene encoding NAC domain containing protein 50 isoform X2 yields MGRESVAVVSSPPTATATARGTATVAATSLAPGFRFHPTDEELVSYYLKRKVMGKPVRFDAIGDVDIYKHEPWDLAVFSRLKTRDQEWYFYSALDKKYGNGARMNRATNKGYWKATGKDREIRRDIQLLGMKKTLVFHSGRAPDGLRTNWVMHEYRLVDYETESNGNLVQDAYVLCRVFHKNNIGPPSGNRYAPFLEEEWADEGVALIPGVDVRVRAEPLPVANGNNQMDQSASKDLININEPPRETTPMDIEVNHQNHHENAPKPQENNNNNHYDEAEEALKLEQAEEDERPPPACVLNKEAPLPLLQYKRRRQNEPNNSSRTTQDHCSSTITTVDNTTPTLISSSAAAATNTAISALLEFSLMGISAKKENTPQPPNKEAYPPAPLPSTEEKLNDLQKEVHQMSVERETFKLEMMSAEAMISILQSRIDALRQENDELRKNNATKGQAVL; encoded by the exons ATGGGTCGCGAATCTGTGGCTGTGGTGTCTTCGCCGCCGACGGCGACTGCGACTGCGAGGGGTACTGCTACTGTTGCGGCGACATCGCTTGCTCCTGGGTTTCGATTTCACCCGACTGATGAGGAGCTCGTTAGCTATTACTTGAAGCGAAAGGTTATGGGTAAGCCCGTACGTTTCGATGCGATTGGGGATGTTGATATCTACAAGCATGAGCCTTGGGACTTAGCAG TGTTTTCGAGGTTGAAGACAAGAGACCAAGAATGGTACTTCTACAGCGCGTTAGATAAGAAGTACGGGAACGGCGCTAGGATGAACCGAGCCACTAACAAAGGCTACTGGAAAGCCACCGGAAAAGACAGAGAAATCCGCCGTGACATTCAGCTGCTCGGTATGAAAAAGACACTCGTTTTCCACAGCGGGCGTGCCCCGGATGGGCTCCGCACCAACTGGGTCATGCACGAGTATCGCCTTGTGGACTATGAAACTGAATCCAATGGAAACCTCGtg CAAGATGCATATGTGTTGTGCAGAGTGTTCCACAAGAATAACATTGGGCCACCAAGTGGGAACAGATACGCGCCATTCTTGGAAGAGGAATGGGCTGATGAGGGAGTCGCTCTGATTCCAGGAGTAGACGTTAGGGTCAGGGCAGAGCCGCTACCAGTAGCTAATGGAAACAACCAGATGGACCAG TCAGCAAGCAAGGACCTCATTAACATCAACGAGCCACCAAGAGAGACTACCCCAATGGATATCGAAGTTAATCATCAGAACCATCATGAGAATGCCCCTAAGCCGCAGgagaataacaacaataacCATTATGATGAAGCTGAGGAAGCACTCAAACTTGAGCAAGCGGAAGAAGATGAGCGTCCTCCTCCTGCATGTGTTCTCAACAAAGAAGCTCCATTGCCTCTCCTTCAATACAAACGAAGACGCCAAAACGAACCCAACAACTCAAGCAGGACCACACAGGATCACTGTTCGTCCACAATAACAACCGTCGACAATACAACACCAACTTTAATCTCATCATCTGCTGCTGCTGCCACCAACACCGCCATCTCTGCATTGCTTGAATTCTCTCTCATGGGTATATCCGcaaagaaagaaaacacacCGCAACCTCCTAACAAGGAAGCTTATCCTCCTGCTCCGCTTCCATCTACTGAAGAGAAGCTTAATGATCTCCAGAAGGAGGTTCACCAGATGTCTGTTGAGAGAGAGACGTTCAAGCTTGAGATGATGAGTGCAGAGGCTATGATCAGTATTCTCCAGTCGAGGATCGATGCACTGCGCCAGGAGAACGATGAGCTGAGGAAGAACAACGCCACCAAGGGACAAGCGGTGCTCTAA
- the LOC103870464 gene encoding zinc finger protein ZAT5: METAEEAISAAKEQALILKGKRTKRQRLQSPIPFSIVPPMSSQEPDVEEESTSLVSKEKSLNDDINTNKNDNNVLINGVTSPASSSSNNNATLKTAADEEDQDMANCLILLAQGHYTPQQQPQQTRQFMMSYQESGNNNNNAYRSSSRRFLETSSPNGTTSGGRAGYYVYQCKTCDRTFPSFQALGGHRASHKKPKAAAGLHSDHDLKKSIYNDAVSLHLNNVPTATPNNNSSHRSLVVYGKAGNNKVHECGICGAEFTSGQALGGHMRRHRGAVVASAASASTATVRVAATAGTANTALSLSPMSFDHMSVHPVQGPVKRARSAVVSLDLDLNLPAPEDVNRVNGLSFASKQEQEHEHEQTQQREEQKSIVLSSAPTLVDCHY; the protein is encoded by the coding sequence ATGGAAACAGCAGAGGAGGCGATATCGGCAGCTAAGGAGCAAGCCTTGATCCTTAAAGGGAAGAGGACTAAGAGGCAGCGTCTGCAGTCCCCAATCCCTTTCTCTATCGTCCCTCCTATGTCTTCTCAAGAACCTGATGTGGAAGAAGAGTCCACCAGTCTTGTTTCCAAGGAGAAGAGTCTCAATGATGATATTAACACCAACAAGAATGATAACAACGTTTTGATCAATGGTGTGACATCTCCTGCCTCTTCATCTTCTAACAACAATGCAACATTAAAGACCGCCGCTGACGAGGAAGACCAAGACATGGCTAATTGTTTGATCCTCCTCGCCCAAGGTCACTATACCCCTCAACAACAACCACAACAAACAAGACAGTTTATGATGAGTTACCAAGAATCTGGTAATAACAACAACAATGCGTATAGATCTAGCAGCAGAAGGTTCCTCGAGACGTCTTCACCTAATGGAACCACGAGTGGAGGCAGAGCCGGTTACTATGTTTACCAATGCAAAACGTGTGACCGGACTTTCCCTTCTTTCCAAGCTCTTGGTGGCCATAGAGCCAGCCACAAGAAGCCTAAAGCCGCAGCGGGTCTTCACTCCGACCATGACCTCAAGAAGTCTATATACAACGACGCCGTTTCTCTTCATCTCAACAACGTCCCCACCGCAACTCCTAACAACAATAGTAGCCACAGGTCGCTTGTGGTATACGGCAAAGCGGGTAACAATAAAGTCCATGAATGTGGGATATGTGGAGCTGAGTTCACGTCCGGACAAGCCTTAGGTGGTCACATGAGACGTCATAGAGGCGCAGTGGTGGCCTCAGCAGCATCCGCTTCCACCGCAACGGTTAGGGTTGCGGCCACTGCGGGTACAGCAAACACGGCCTTGTCATTGTCACCTATGTCGTTTGACCACATGTCGGTTCATCCGGTTCAGGGTCCGGTTAAGAGAGCGAGGAGTGCGGTTGTGTCGTTAGATTTGGATCTGAATCTACCTGCCCCGGAAGATGTGAATCGGGTCAACGGGTTAAGCTTTGCTTCAAAGCAAGAACAGGAACATGAACATGAACAAACGCAACAGAGAGAAGAACAAAAGTCTATTGTTTTGTCTTCGGCTCCTACATTGGTGGATTGCCATTACTAA
- the LOC103870462 gene encoding protein BTR1: MDSNESDTAYESLEEPSQEPDSSEKPTHIRFLVPKALAGYVIGKGGSTIIQFQDSSGAEILLSRNQEYFPGTTCRIVVISGTTVQVLTAFQLVLAKLHSQLQGEDGSDVELRRTRVVVPHSSCGGIIGKGGATIRSFIEDSNAGIKISPLDFELSDRLLTLSGTMEEQMRAIALILTKLTEDDDYSQQVHSPNSYRKDLGLRNLLHAWKSAKSRRSLGSKQNHKEDSYNSVTIGVSDEHIGVVIGRKGSHIMEISESSGARIKISGRGGFLPGTTDRKVTISGFQASIDLALSIIERKVDKASKRRAKDETDMDTD; this comes from the exons ATGGATTCCAACGAGTCCGACACGGCGTATGAATCCCTGGAGGAGCCATCGCAAGAACCTG ATTCTAGTGAGAAGCCAACGCACATTCGTTTCCTTGTACCCAAAGCGTTAGCTGGTTATGTGATTGGGAAAGGTGGTTCAACCATCATTCAGTTCCAGGACAGCTCTGGAGCTGAAATCCTGCTCTCTCGTAATCAAGAATATTTCCCAGGAACGACTTGTAGAATCGTTGTGATATCTGGCACGACTGTACAAGTTCTCACTGCGTTCCAGCTTGTTCTTGCTAAATTGCACAGTCAG CTTCAAGGTGAAGATGGTAGTGATGTTGAGCTTAGGAGAACAAGAGTTGTGGTTCCACACAGTTCCTGTGGAGGCATCATTGGAAAAGGAGGAGCCACCATCAG GTCCTTTATTGAAGACTCCAACGCTGGTATCAAGATATCTCCTCTGGACTTCGAGCTGAGTGATAGGCTATTGACACTATCTGGAACCATGGAGGAGCAGATGCGCGCAATTGCTTTGATTTTGACTAAGCTTACCGAAGATGATGATTACTCCCAGCAAGTGCACTCCCCCAATTCATATAGAAAAG ATTTAGGTCTTCGCAACCTTTTGCACGCATGGAAATCGGCGAAGTCACGCAGATCTCTTGGAAGTAAACAAAATCACAAG GAAGATAGTTACAACTCGGTGACAATAGGTGTGTCGGATGAGCACATAGGTGTGGTCATTGGCCGTAAAGGAAGTCACATCATGGAGATCAGTGAG TCAAGTGGTGCCAGAATAAAGATATCAGGCCGAGGAGGGTTTCTCCCTGGCACTACTGATAG GAAAGTTACTATCTCTGGATTTCAAGCTTCGATCGATTTAGCTCTATCGATTATAGAACGTAAAGTTGACAAGGCATCGAAGAGGAGGGCCAAGGATGAAACTGACATGGATACAGACTAG
- the LOC103870463 gene encoding NAC domain containing protein 50 isoform X1 has translation MGRESVAVVSSPPTATATARGTATVAATSLAPGFRFHPTDEELVSYYLKRKVMGKPVRFDAIGDVDIYKHEPWDLAVFSRLKTRDQEWYFYSALDKKYGNGARMNRATNKGYWKATGKDREIRRDIQLLGMKKTLVFHSGRAPDGLRTNWVMHEYRLVDYETESNGNLVQDAYVLCRVFHKNNIGPPSGNRYAPFLEEEWADEGVALIPGVDVRVRAEPLPVANGNNQMDQEIQSASKDLININEPPRETTPMDIEVNHQNHHENAPKPQENNNNNHYDEAEEALKLEQAEEDERPPPACVLNKEAPLPLLQYKRRRQNEPNNSSRTTQDHCSSTITTVDNTTPTLISSSAAAATNTAISALLEFSLMGISAKKENTPQPPNKEAYPPAPLPSTEEKLNDLQKEVHQMSVERETFKLEMMSAEAMISILQSRIDALRQENDELRKNNATKGQAVL, from the exons ATGGGTCGCGAATCTGTGGCTGTGGTGTCTTCGCCGCCGACGGCGACTGCGACTGCGAGGGGTACTGCTACTGTTGCGGCGACATCGCTTGCTCCTGGGTTTCGATTTCACCCGACTGATGAGGAGCTCGTTAGCTATTACTTGAAGCGAAAGGTTATGGGTAAGCCCGTACGTTTCGATGCGATTGGGGATGTTGATATCTACAAGCATGAGCCTTGGGACTTAGCAG TGTTTTCGAGGTTGAAGACAAGAGACCAAGAATGGTACTTCTACAGCGCGTTAGATAAGAAGTACGGGAACGGCGCTAGGATGAACCGAGCCACTAACAAAGGCTACTGGAAAGCCACCGGAAAAGACAGAGAAATCCGCCGTGACATTCAGCTGCTCGGTATGAAAAAGACACTCGTTTTCCACAGCGGGCGTGCCCCGGATGGGCTCCGCACCAACTGGGTCATGCACGAGTATCGCCTTGTGGACTATGAAACTGAATCCAATGGAAACCTCGtg CAAGATGCATATGTGTTGTGCAGAGTGTTCCACAAGAATAACATTGGGCCACCAAGTGGGAACAGATACGCGCCATTCTTGGAAGAGGAATGGGCTGATGAGGGAGTCGCTCTGATTCCAGGAGTAGACGTTAGGGTCAGGGCAGAGCCGCTACCAGTAGCTAATGGAAACAACCAGATGGACCAG GAAATTCAGTCAGCAAGCAAGGACCTCATTAACATCAACGAGCCACCAAGAGAGACTACCCCAATGGATATCGAAGTTAATCATCAGAACCATCATGAGAATGCCCCTAAGCCGCAGgagaataacaacaataacCATTATGATGAAGCTGAGGAAGCACTCAAACTTGAGCAAGCGGAAGAAGATGAGCGTCCTCCTCCTGCATGTGTTCTCAACAAAGAAGCTCCATTGCCTCTCCTTCAATACAAACGAAGACGCCAAAACGAACCCAACAACTCAAGCAGGACCACACAGGATCACTGTTCGTCCACAATAACAACCGTCGACAATACAACACCAACTTTAATCTCATCATCTGCTGCTGCTGCCACCAACACCGCCATCTCTGCATTGCTTGAATTCTCTCTCATGGGTATATCCGcaaagaaagaaaacacacCGCAACCTCCTAACAAGGAAGCTTATCCTCCTGCTCCGCTTCCATCTACTGAAGAGAAGCTTAATGATCTCCAGAAGGAGGTTCACCAGATGTCTGTTGAGAGAGAGACGTTCAAGCTTGAGATGATGAGTGCAGAGGCTATGATCAGTATTCTCCAGTCGAGGATCGATGCACTGCGCCAGGAGAACGATGAGCTGAGGAAGAACAACGCCACCAAGGGACAAGCGGTGCTCTAA